A DNA window from Streptomyces sp. CA-278952 contains the following coding sequences:
- a CDS encoding GNAT family N-acetyltransferase, whose amino-acid sequence MAVMNDLSIRSATPADLEAVLAFWKVAAEGTSISDDGDGVARLVERDPDALVLAEREGALVGTVIVGFDGWRCHLYRLAVHPGQRRRGVGGALLAAAEARFVALGGRRADAMVLDRNTSAHHAWRAAGYGPQPQWSRWVKHLTG is encoded by the coding sequence ATGGCCGTCATGAACGATCTTTCGATACGGTCCGCGACCCCGGCCGACCTGGAGGCGGTCCTCGCCTTCTGGAAGGTGGCCGCCGAGGGCACCAGCATCAGCGACGACGGGGACGGGGTCGCACGCCTGGTGGAACGCGACCCCGACGCCTTGGTACTCGCGGAGCGGGAGGGAGCGCTGGTGGGCACGGTCATCGTGGGCTTCGACGGCTGGCGCTGCCATCTCTACCGGCTCGCGGTCCACCCTGGCCAGCGGCGCCGGGGCGTCGGCGGCGCCCTCCTGGCGGCGGCCGAGGCTCGGTTCGTCGCGCTGGGCGGGCGGCGCGCCGACGCCATGGTCCTCGACCGCAACACATCGGCCCACCACGCCTGGCGCGCGGCGGGCTACGGGCCCCAGCCGCAGTGGAGCCGCTGGGTGAAACACCTGACCGGCTGA
- a CDS encoding class I SAM-dependent methyltransferase, whose amino-acid sequence MQLRSRKLPRGAVHHPVFARFYARVSVTADLKGGIAAYREELLSGLSGRVIEIGAGNGLNFAHYPGAVSEVVALEPERSLRQLAARSALRAEVPVDVVPGAAEALPVKSEAFDGAVASLVLCTVRDLPRALAEIRRVLRPGGELRFFEHGSAQGRALATAQRVADRTLWPLLFGGCHTARDPLAAIEAAGFEMGTYRRLRVPETGLQVPSSPCVLGVARKPFTEG is encoded by the coding sequence ATGCAGCTGCGCAGCAGGAAGCTCCCCCGGGGTGCCGTGCACCACCCGGTCTTCGCCCGCTTCTACGCACGGGTGAGCGTGACCGCCGACCTGAAGGGCGGCATCGCCGCGTACCGCGAGGAGCTGCTGTCGGGGCTCTCCGGCCGGGTCATCGAGATCGGCGCCGGGAACGGGCTGAACTTCGCCCACTACCCCGGCGCCGTCTCGGAGGTCGTGGCGCTGGAGCCCGAACGCTCGCTGCGGCAGCTCGCCGCCCGCTCCGCCCTGCGCGCGGAGGTGCCGGTGGACGTGGTGCCGGGGGCCGCCGAGGCGCTGCCGGTCAAGAGCGAGGCCTTCGACGGGGCGGTGGCGTCCCTGGTCCTGTGCACCGTACGGGATCTGCCCCGGGCGCTCGCCGAGATCAGGCGGGTCCTGCGGCCGGGCGGCGAACTGCGGTTCTTCGAGCACGGGTCGGCGCAGGGCCGGGCGCTGGCCACGGCGCAGCGGGTGGCCGACCGGACCCTGTGGCCGCTGCTGTTCGGCGGCTGTCACACGGCCCGGGACCCGCTGGCCGCGATCGAGGCGGCGGGCTTCGAGATGGGCACGTACCGCAGGCTGCGGGTTCCGGAGACGGGCCTCCAGGTGCCCTCCTCCCCCTGTGTGCTGGGCGTGGCCCGCAAGCCGTTCACCGAGGGCTGA
- the bioD gene encoding dethiobiotin synthase, translating to MSTILVVSGTGTEIGKTVVTAAVAAAARGRRVAVLKPAQTGLAPGEPGDAAEVARLAGSQVTAVELARFPEPLAPATAARRAGLVPVRPYEVAEAAEKLATEHDLVLVEGAGGLLVRFDDEGGTLADAARLLSAPVLLVAPAGLGTLNATALTAEALRNRGLSCRGVVIGSMPAEPDLASRCNIEDLPVAAGAPLLGAVPAGAGSLSAAAFAARAPGWLAPELGGTWAAPR from the coding sequence ATGTCGACGATTCTGGTGGTGTCCGGTACGGGCACGGAGATCGGCAAGACCGTGGTGACCGCCGCGGTGGCGGCCGCGGCGCGGGGCCGCCGGGTCGCGGTGCTCAAGCCCGCGCAGACCGGGCTCGCCCCCGGGGAGCCGGGCGACGCGGCCGAGGTCGCACGCCTGGCGGGGAGCCAGGTGACGGCGGTGGAACTGGCCCGCTTTCCGGAGCCGTTGGCCCCGGCCACGGCCGCCCGGCGGGCGGGGCTCGTGCCCGTGCGGCCGTACGAGGTAGCCGAGGCCGCGGAGAAGCTGGCCACCGAGCACGACCTCGTACTGGTGGAGGGTGCGGGCGGGCTGCTCGTGCGGTTCGACGACGAGGGCGGCACCCTCGCGGACGCGGCCCGGCTGCTGTCCGCGCCGGTGCTGCTGGTGGCCCCCGCGGGCCTGGGCACGCTGAACGCCACCGCGCTGACGGCAGAGGCGCTGCGGAACCGGGGGCTGAGCTGCCGGGGCGTCGTGATCGGCAGCATGCCGGCGGAGCCGGACCTCGCGTCCCGCTGCAACATCGAGGACCTGCCGGTGGCCGCCGGTGCGCCGCTGCTCGGCGCGGTGCCGGCCGGAGCGGGCTCGCTGTCGGCAGCCGCCTTCGCGGCACGCGCGCCGGGCTGGCTGGCTCCGGAGCTCGGAGGGACCTGGGCGGCGCCGCGCTGA
- a CDS encoding adenosylmethionine--8-amino-7-oxononanoate transaminase: MPEPYAPALPLSAAPKPYAPDELRALDRAHVWHPYGPMPGRQEPLIVESASGVRLRLAEPVEGRRELVDGMSSWWSAVHGYNHPVLNEAARGQLDRMSHVMFGGLTHEPAVRLATRLVEITPGPLQHVFLADSGSVAVEVAVKMCLQYWRSAGRPAKQRLLTWRGGYHGDTWQPMSVCDPEGGMHGLWSGALPRQVFADAPPDGFDAEPDPAYVTHLRDTIAEHADELAAVIVEPVVQGAGGMRFHSPAYLRVLREACDEHDVLLILDEIATGFGRTGKLFAAGHAGISPDVMCVGKALTGGYLTMAATLCTTRVAEGISSGEVPVLAHGPTFMGNPLAASVASASVDLLLGQDWEGEVARIGAGLRSGLAPAAELAGVVDVRVLGAIGVVQLDHEVDMGAATRAAVREGVWLRPFRDLVYTMPPYVTEDEDVARICRAVCAAAREG; the protein is encoded by the coding sequence ATGCCTGAGCCGTATGCCCCCGCACTCCCCCTGTCCGCCGCGCCGAAGCCGTACGCCCCCGACGAACTGCGGGCGCTGGACCGGGCGCACGTCTGGCATCCGTACGGTCCGATGCCGGGCCGCCAGGAGCCGCTGATCGTGGAGTCGGCCTCCGGCGTACGGCTCCGGCTCGCCGAACCCGTCGAGGGGCGGCGCGAGTTGGTGGACGGCATGTCGTCCTGGTGGTCGGCGGTGCACGGCTACAACCACCCGGTCCTCAACGAGGCGGCACGCGGCCAGCTGGACCGGATGAGCCATGTGATGTTCGGCGGGCTCACCCATGAGCCCGCCGTCCGGCTGGCGACCCGGCTGGTGGAGATCACCCCCGGGCCGCTCCAGCACGTCTTCCTCGCCGACTCGGGGTCCGTCGCCGTGGAGGTCGCGGTCAAGATGTGCCTCCAGTACTGGCGTTCGGCCGGGCGTCCGGCCAAACAGCGGCTGCTGACCTGGCGCGGGGGGTATCACGGGGACACCTGGCAGCCGATGTCGGTGTGCGATCCGGAGGGCGGGATGCACGGGCTGTGGTCGGGGGCTCTGCCCCGCCAGGTCTTCGCCGACGCCCCGCCGGACGGTTTCGACGCGGAGCCGGACCCCGCCTACGTGACGCATCTGCGGGACACGATCGCCGAGCACGCCGACGAGCTCGCGGCGGTCATCGTGGAGCCGGTGGTGCAGGGGGCCGGCGGGATGCGGTTCCACTCCCCCGCCTATCTGCGCGTGCTGCGCGAGGCCTGCGACGAGCACGACGTCCTGCTCATCCTCGACGAGATCGCGACCGGTTTCGGGCGTACGGGCAAGCTGTTCGCCGCCGGTCACGCCGGGATCTCGCCGGACGTCATGTGCGTCGGCAAGGCCCTGACCGGCGGCTATCTCACGATGGCGGCGACGCTGTGCACCACCCGGGTGGCCGAGGGCATCTCCAGCGGCGAGGTGCCGGTGCTGGCGCACGGACCGACGTTCATGGGCAATCCGCTGGCCGCCTCGGTGGCCTCGGCCTCGGTGGACCTGCTGCTAGGGCAGGACTGGGAGGGCGAGGTCGCGCGGATCGGCGCGGGCCTGCGCTCCGGGCTCGCTCCCGCCGCGGAGCTCGCCGGGGTGGTGGACGTACGCGTCCTGGGGGCGATCGGGGTCGTCCAGCTCGACCACGAGGTGGACATGGGCGCGGCGACCCGCGCGGCCGTGCGCGAGGGCGTCTGGCTGCGACCGTTCCGCGATCTCGTCTACACGATGCCGCCGTACGTCACCGAGGACGAGGACGTGGCGCGGATCTGCCGGGCCGTGTGCGCGGCGGCACGGGAGGGCTGA
- the bioB gene encoding biotin synthase BioB, which yields MDLLNTLVDKGLRRELPTREEALAVLATSDDELLDVVAAAGKVRRQWFGRRVKLNYLVNLKSGLCPEDCSYCSQRLGSKAGILKYTWLKPDEASKAAAAGVAGGAKRVCLVASGRGPTDRDVDRVSKTIEAIKEENEGIEVCACLGLLSDGQADRLRSAGADAYNHNLNTSEETYGAITTTHTYADRVETVQQAQAAGLSACSGLIAGMGESDKDLVDVVFALRDLDPDSVPVNFLIPFEGTPLAKEWNLTPQRCLRILAMVRFVCPDVEVRLAGGREVHLRSMQPLALHLVNSIFLGDYLTSEGQAGQTDLDMIADAGFEVEGAGTTTLPRHRADALSGGCGTRDAPAGSGCGAHEDSGTGGCGSHGGGGGCGPCGGHGEREPVAVAGSDAGESAPVARTDANGAARTDLVAVRRRGAGTDLAPNA from the coding sequence ATGGACCTGCTGAACACGCTGGTGGACAAGGGGTTGCGGCGCGAACTGCCGACCCGCGAAGAAGCGCTCGCCGTACTGGCGACCTCCGACGACGAGCTGCTCGACGTGGTGGCCGCCGCCGGGAAGGTGCGCCGTCAGTGGTTCGGGCGGCGCGTCAAGCTCAACTATCTGGTCAACCTCAAATCGGGGCTCTGCCCCGAGGACTGCTCCTACTGCTCGCAGCGGCTCGGCTCGAAGGCCGGGATCCTCAAGTACACCTGGCTGAAGCCGGACGAGGCGTCCAAGGCCGCCGCCGCCGGAGTGGCGGGCGGCGCCAAGCGGGTCTGCCTGGTCGCGAGCGGGCGCGGCCCGACGGACCGGGACGTCGACCGGGTCTCGAAGACCATCGAGGCGATCAAGGAGGAGAACGAGGGCATCGAGGTCTGCGCCTGCCTCGGCCTCCTCTCCGACGGACAGGCCGACCGGCTGCGTTCGGCGGGCGCCGACGCGTACAACCACAACCTCAACACGTCCGAGGAGACGTACGGGGCGATCACCACCACCCACACGTACGCGGACCGGGTGGAGACCGTGCAACAGGCCCAGGCCGCCGGGCTCTCGGCGTGTTCCGGGCTGATCGCCGGGATGGGCGAGAGCGACAAGGACCTGGTCGACGTCGTGTTCGCACTGCGGGACCTGGACCCCGACTCGGTGCCGGTGAACTTCCTGATCCCGTTCGAGGGAACGCCGCTCGCCAAGGAGTGGAACCTCACCCCGCAGCGCTGCCTGCGCATTCTGGCGATGGTCCGCTTCGTCTGCCCCGACGTCGAGGTCCGGCTCGCCGGGGGCCGTGAGGTGCACCTGCGCTCGATGCAGCCGCTGGCGCTCCACCTGGTCAACTCCATCTTTCTGGGCGACTACCTGACGAGTGAGGGCCAGGCCGGCCAGACCGACCTGGACATGATCGCGGACGCCGGTTTCGAGGTGGAGGGCGCGGGCACGACGACGCTTCCGCGCCACCGGGCCGACGCCCTGAGCGGCGGCTGCGGGACGCGGGACGCCCCGGCGGGGTCCGGCTGCGGAGCGCACGAGGACTCCGGAACCGGTGGCTGCGGTTCCCACGGTGGCGGCGGGGGCTGCGGGCCGTGCGGTGGTCACGGGGAGCGGGAACCGGTGGCTGTCGCCGGCTCCGACGCCGGGGAGAGCGCCCCGGTGGCGCGTACGGACGCCAACGGCGCGGCGCGCACGGATCTCGTAGCGGTGCGCCGGCGCGGCGCGGGAACGGATCTCGCGCCCAATGCCTGA
- a CDS encoding 8-amino-7-oxononanoate synthase has protein sequence MSFAPFDWIDAEARSRATAGLVRTLRPRGAEPELLDLASNDYLGLTRHPEVTAAAAGAARRWGAGATGSRLVTGSTVLHAQLERELAAFCGFEAALVLSSGYAANLAALTALTGRGSLIVSDAGNHASIVDGCRLSRAGTAVVPHADPDAFEKALREHDGRALAVTDSVFSVDGDAAPLPALAEVCRSANAALVVDDAHGLGVLGEGGRGALAATGLAGRDGVVATLTLSKSLGSQGGAVLGPARVIDHLVNTARTFIFDTGLAPAAAGGALGALGVLRREPERAARAREVATALFTRLTAAGLRAVRPDAAVVSVRAPSADAAVRWAADCRAAGMAVGCFRPPSVPDGVSRLRLTARADLTEEQITTAVATVLATAPRQADVPVR, from the coding sequence ATGTCCTTCGCCCCGTTCGACTGGATCGACGCCGAGGCCCGCAGCAGGGCCACCGCCGGACTCGTACGGACCCTGCGTCCGCGCGGCGCCGAGCCGGAGCTGCTGGACCTCGCGAGCAATGACTATCTGGGCCTCACCCGGCACCCGGAGGTCACCGCCGCCGCCGCCGGCGCCGCCCGACGCTGGGGGGCGGGGGCGACGGGGTCCCGGCTGGTCACCGGCTCCACCGTCCTGCACGCCCAGCTGGAACGGGAGCTCGCCGCGTTCTGCGGTTTCGAGGCGGCCCTCGTGCTCTCCTCCGGGTACGCGGCCAATCTCGCCGCGCTGACCGCGCTGACCGGACGCGGCTCCCTCATCGTCTCCGACGCGGGCAACCACGCCTCGATCGTGGACGGCTGCCGGCTCTCCCGCGCCGGGACCGCCGTCGTGCCCCACGCCGACCCGGACGCGTTCGAGAAGGCCCTGCGGGAACACGACGGGCGGGCCCTCGCCGTCACCGACTCGGTCTTCTCCGTCGACGGCGACGCCGCCCCGCTCCCCGCCCTGGCCGAGGTCTGCCGTTCCGCGAACGCCGCCCTGGTGGTCGACGACGCCCACGGCCTCGGAGTGCTGGGGGAGGGCGGTCGCGGCGCGCTCGCCGCGACCGGGCTGGCGGGCCGCGACGGGGTCGTGGCCACGCTCACCCTGTCCAAGTCCCTGGGCAGCCAGGGCGGAGCGGTGCTGGGGCCCGCCCGGGTCATCGACCATCTGGTGAACACGGCCCGGACGTTCATCTTCGACACCGGACTCGCCCCGGCGGCGGCAGGCGGCGCGCTCGGCGCCCTCGGGGTCCTGCGGCGGGAGCCCGAACGGGCGGCCCGCGCCCGGGAGGTGGCCACCGCGCTGTTCACCCGGCTCACCGCGGCCGGGCTGAGGGCGGTCCGGCCCGACGCGGCCGTCGTCTCCGTCCGGGCGCCCTCGGCGGACGCGGCCGTGCGCTGGGCGGCCGACTGCCGCGCGGCCGGGATGGCGGTGGGCTGCTTCCGCCCGCCGTCGGTACCGGACGGCGTCTCGCGGCTGCGGCTGACCGCGCGCGCCGACCTGACCGAGGAGCAGATCACGACCGCGGTGGCCACGGTCCTCGCCACCGCTCCCCGGCAGGCGGACGTTCCGGTCAGGTGA
- a CDS encoding DUF397 domain-containing protein has translation MSDRLAQPSAPPPSTAPPAPRWRRSSRSTGMNNCVETALLSGALLAVRDSKDVRRPPLRFSAVAWSTFVDGLRPHGAHPRRFT, from the coding sequence ATGTCAGACCGTCTCGCACAGCCCTCCGCACCGCCGCCGTCCACCGCGCCGCCCGCCCCGCGGTGGCGGCGCAGCAGCCGCTCGACCGGGATGAACAACTGCGTGGAGACCGCCCTGCTGAGCGGCGCACTCCTCGCCGTACGCGATTCCAAGGACGTGCGGCGGCCTCCGCTGCGCTTCTCGGCAGTGGCTTGGAGCACGTTCGTGGACGGGCTCCGCCCGCACGGAGCCCATCCACGGCGCTTCACCTGA
- a CDS encoding helix-turn-helix domain-containing protein, with amino-acid sequence MLHGPVVRRRKLGEELRSLRHASGLTSRDAARLLGWHQSKVSRIETGASGVSPADVSRLLDVYAVCDTQLRSLLEVLAGSAGGGGSGWWHAYRGLIPPQYRDFISLESQASTVRTLETSVVPGLLQTAGYARAVTRASLDGLPDGRLDSLVEVRLTRQRVLRASPPLRFTAVLDEAVLRREVGGPEVMRDQLHHLSQVARLPHVQLQLLPFSVGGYVGLTGPFVIFSFPNISDLDVVVLDHLTSSLYLERKEDLDAYSSAFRSLQAHALSPERSLDLITEIRRS; translated from the coding sequence ATGCTGCACGGCCCCGTCGTCCGACGCCGCAAGCTCGGTGAGGAGCTGCGGAGTCTGCGCCACGCCTCCGGGCTGACCAGCCGGGACGCGGCGCGGCTGCTCGGCTGGCACCAGTCGAAGGTGAGCCGCATCGAGACGGGCGCGAGCGGGGTGTCGCCCGCCGACGTGTCACGGCTGCTGGACGTCTACGCGGTGTGCGACACCCAGTTGCGTTCCCTGCTCGAAGTCCTCGCGGGGTCGGCGGGCGGCGGCGGTTCGGGCTGGTGGCATGCCTACCGGGGGCTGATCCCGCCGCAGTACCGGGACTTCATCAGCCTGGAGTCGCAGGCCAGTACGGTCCGGACACTGGAGACCTCGGTGGTGCCGGGGCTGCTCCAGACCGCCGGATACGCACGTGCCGTGACCCGCGCCTCGCTGGACGGCTTACCGGACGGCCGGCTCGACTCGCTGGTCGAGGTCCGGCTGACCCGCCAGCGGGTGCTGCGCGCGAGTCCGCCGCTGCGCTTCACCGCCGTGCTGGACGAGGCGGTACTCCGCCGCGAGGTGGGCGGGCCGGAGGTGATGAGGGACCAGCTGCACCATCTGAGCCAGGTCGCCCGACTGCCGCATGTGCAACTGCAGTTGCTGCCCTTCTCGGTCGGCGGATACGTCGGCCTCACCGGCCCTTTCGTTATTTTCTCCTTTCCGAACATTTCTGATCTGGATGTGGTCGTTCTTGACCACTTGACGAGTAGCCTCTATCTGGAACGGAAAGAAGACCTCGACGCGTACAGCTCGGCCTTCCGTTCCTTGCAGGCACACGCGCTGTCACCAGAACGCTCGCTGGACCTCATCACCGAGATCAGACGCAGCTAA
- a CDS encoding ATP-binding protein, giving the protein MADHQEATVTLPTDPVSVSSARRHVARTLALWGLPDDTEFADTIRLIVSELATNAVQHTFGQSPTFTVDLRLERDEELYLGVTDSHPRWPQRLPAAVRQDNGRGMVIIRALAKERGGRLQVTPTAEGGKTVWIALPWVLPVQG; this is encoded by the coding sequence ATGGCAGACCATCAGGAAGCAACCGTCACGCTGCCGACCGATCCGGTCTCGGTCTCATCGGCTCGCAGACATGTCGCCAGGACCCTGGCCCTATGGGGCCTGCCCGACGACACCGAGTTCGCCGACACCATCCGGCTGATCGTCTCGGAGCTGGCCACCAACGCCGTTCAGCACACGTTCGGCCAGTCGCCCACCTTCACCGTGGACCTGCGCCTCGAACGCGACGAGGAGCTGTATCTCGGCGTCACGGACAGTCACCCCCGCTGGCCCCAGCGGCTGCCCGCCGCCGTACGGCAGGACAACGGCCGGGGCATGGTCATCATCCGGGCACTGGCCAAGGAGCGCGGCGGGCGGCTCCAGGTGACCCCGACCGCCGAGGGCGGCAAGACGGTCTGGATCGCCCTCCCCTGGGTCCTCCCGGTCCAGGGCTGA
- a CDS encoding LysR family transcriptional regulator: MYDPTRLAALVAVAEAGSITRAAARLGYTAPALSQQLAKLEREAGAALLVRHHRGARLTAAGELLAGRARRVLDELDQARHELAQLAGLSGGRLRVGTFTTAGIHLLPPVLSAFRRAHPEVELAVAEYEPPGGIAAVVAGEVDLALTHAYEPAAAEPLSAGVLVEPLLVEELVLVTSVGHRLSEGTGRLPVGELAGRPLISSAPTHPPRRGVENALAEAGATPAVVCESPGYALVCALVSAGLGVAVVPEMVASMSSAPLSVRRLEPASFRRTISVVHRGDRSTAAAATLLALLRGGFGRGSTAHAR, from the coding sequence ATGTACGACCCCACACGGCTCGCGGCACTCGTGGCGGTCGCGGAGGCCGGATCGATCACCCGGGCCGCCGCCCGCCTCGGCTACACCGCGCCCGCGCTCTCCCAGCAGCTGGCCAAACTGGAGCGGGAGGCCGGGGCGGCGCTGCTGGTGCGCCACCACCGCGGGGCGCGGCTGACGGCGGCGGGCGAGCTGCTGGCGGGCCGGGCCCGGCGGGTCCTGGACGAGCTGGACCAGGCGCGGCACGAGCTCGCTCAGCTGGCCGGGCTCTCGGGCGGCAGGCTGCGGGTGGGGACGTTCACCACGGCCGGGATCCATCTGCTGCCACCGGTCCTGAGCGCGTTCCGGCGGGCCCATCCGGAGGTCGAGCTGGCCGTCGCCGAGTACGAACCGCCGGGCGGCATCGCCGCGGTGGTCGCGGGCGAGGTGGACCTCGCCCTGACCCACGCCTACGAACCGGCGGCGGCCGAGCCCCTGTCGGCGGGCGTTCTCGTCGAACCCCTGCTGGTCGAGGAGCTGGTGCTGGTCACCTCGGTGGGCCACCGGCTCTCCGAGGGCACCGGGCGGCTGCCGGTCGGCGAGCTCGCGGGGCGGCCGCTGATCAGCAGCGCGCCCACCCATCCGCCCCGGCGCGGGGTCGAGAACGCGCTCGCCGAGGCCGGGGCGACCCCGGCGGTGGTCTGTGAGTCGCCCGGGTACGCGCTGGTGTGCGCGCTGGTCAGCGCGGGGCTCGGAGTGGCGGTGGTGCCGGAGATGGTCGCCTCGATGTCCTCGGCCCCGCTCTCGGTCCGGCGGCTGGAGCCCGCCTCGTTCCGCCGGACCATCTCGGTCGTGCACCGGGGCGACCGGTCGACCGCGGCGGCGGCGACGCTGCTCGCGCTGCTGCGCGGCGGCTTCGGCCGCGGGAGCACGGCTCACGCGCGATGA
- a CDS encoding LysE family translocator: MDAQLIAFTGVAAGMVALPGADFTVVVRNALASRSSGLATAFGVAGGLLVHTALAVAGLAAVLVTMPVLFRTVQLLGGAYVLYLGISTLYAARRRPSQDSAGSPSGTREDEPGRPVTGEFGRALRQGFLTNALNPKAPVLFLSLLPQFVPHGQPPLPRTLLLAALVVVLALIWFPAVALLVDRLGRWLRRPRTARAIEGGSGVALTGLGLALVTGPLLR, from the coding sequence ATGGACGCACAACTGATCGCCTTCACCGGGGTCGCCGCCGGGATGGTCGCGCTGCCCGGCGCCGACTTCACCGTCGTCGTACGCAACGCCCTGGCCTCGCGCAGCTCGGGCCTGGCCACCGCGTTCGGCGTCGCCGGAGGGCTGCTGGTGCACACCGCGCTCGCGGTCGCCGGGCTCGCCGCGGTGCTGGTGACCATGCCGGTGCTCTTCCGTACCGTCCAACTGCTCGGCGGCGCGTACGTGCTCTACCTCGGGATCAGCACGCTGTACGCGGCCCGCCGCCGGCCCTCGCAGGACAGCGCCGGCTCACCCTCCGGTACGCGGGAGGACGAGCCGGGGCGGCCCGTGACCGGGGAGTTCGGACGCGCGCTGCGCCAGGGGTTCCTGACCAACGCGCTCAACCCCAAGGCCCCGGTCCTCTTCCTCAGCCTGCTGCCGCAGTTCGTGCCCCACGGTCAGCCGCCGCTGCCCAGGACCCTGCTGCTCGCGGCCCTGGTGGTGGTGCTGGCGCTGATCTGGTTCCCGGCCGTCGCCCTGCTCGTGGACCGGCTGGGCCGGTGGCTGCGCCGCCCGCGTACCGCCCGCGCCATCGAGGGCGGCAGCGGCGTGGCGCTCACCGGTCTGGGACTGGCCCTGGTCACCGGCCCCCTGCTGCGCTGA
- a CDS encoding C40 family peptidase, which produces MSAQVHVPSLFARVGTASVLTLAVTSTMLAPGLVSDAEAATHSTKALKVAASKKGAPYKYGAAGPSRFDCSGLTVYSFKKAGKKLPRTAQQQYNKTRHIGKSQRKRGDLVFFHSGRSVYHVGIYAGAGKIWHSPKSGDVVRLAKIWSKSVWYGRVR; this is translated from the coding sequence ATGTCTGCGCAGGTTCATGTCCCGTCTCTGTTCGCCCGGGTCGGTACGGCTTCGGTACTCACCCTGGCCGTGACGTCCACGATGCTGGCGCCCGGTCTGGTGAGCGATGCCGAGGCCGCCACCCACTCGACGAAGGCCCTGAAGGTCGCCGCGTCGAAGAAGGGGGCCCCCTACAAGTACGGAGCGGCCGGTCCCAGCCGCTTCGACTGTTCGGGGCTGACGGTCTATTCGTTCAAGAAGGCCGGCAAGAAGCTTCCCCGCACGGCTCAGCAGCAGTACAACAAGACCCGCCACATCGGGAAGTCGCAGCGCAAACGCGGCGACCTCGTCTTCTTCCATTCGGGTCGCAGCGTCTACCACGTGGGCATCTACGCCGGGGCCGGGAAGATCTGGCACTCCCCCAAATCGGGGGACGTGGTGAGACTGGCCAAGATCTGGTCCAAGAGCGTCTGGTACGGACGGGTCCGCTGA
- a CDS encoding ATP-dependent Clp protease proteolytic subunit, producing MIRPAARYVLPEFTERTATGTRTLDPYSKLLSERIVFLGSPIDDIAASDLIAQFMYLEHADPDRPLSLYINSPGGTFQAMAAVYDTMRFLTCEVETFCLGQAGSYAAALLAAGAKGRRHALPGARVVIQQPAMEEPMRGQPSDLEIHARELVRTREMFAAMLVRDTGRTAEQIIADIERDTILDAKAALAYGLVDHVVDNR from the coding sequence ATGATCCGCCCCGCCGCCCGCTACGTACTGCCGGAGTTCACCGAGCGCACCGCGACCGGGACCCGGACGCTGGACCCGTACTCGAAGCTGCTGTCCGAGCGGATCGTCTTCCTCGGGAGCCCGATCGACGACATCGCCGCGAGCGACCTCATCGCCCAGTTCATGTATCTGGAGCACGCCGATCCCGACCGGCCCCTGTCGCTCTACATCAACTCCCCCGGCGGCACGTTCCAGGCGATGGCCGCGGTCTACGACACGATGCGGTTCCTGACCTGCGAGGTGGAGACCTTCTGCCTGGGGCAGGCGGGCTCCTACGCGGCGGCCCTGCTGGCGGCCGGGGCGAAGGGGCGCCGACATGCGCTGCCCGGCGCGCGGGTAGTCATTCAGCAGCCCGCCATGGAGGAGCCGATGCGGGGCCAGCCGTCCGACCTGGAGATCCACGCGCGCGAACTGGTGCGCACCCGCGAGATGTTCGCGGCCATGCTGGTCCGGGACACGGGCCGGACCGCGGAGCAGATCATCGCCGACATCGAGCGCGACACCATCCTCGACGCCAAGGCTGCCCTCGCCTACGGGCTGGTCGACCACGTCGTGGACAACCGCTGA
- a CDS encoding type II toxin-antitoxin system Phd/YefM family antitoxin, with the protein MAYEIPVTQARAELAELINRVVYGGERVVVTRHGKPLIALVSAADLQRLETDEAAAEEQVISSVSSIGSAPSAQGERRRFGIAAEHRPHDGRDV; encoded by the coding sequence ATGGCCTACGAGATTCCGGTGACGCAAGCACGGGCGGAGCTCGCCGAACTGATCAACCGCGTTGTCTACGGCGGTGAACGCGTAGTGGTGACGCGGCACGGCAAACCGCTCATCGCCCTGGTTTCCGCCGCTGACCTGCAACGACTCGAAACCGATGAAGCGGCTGCCGAGGAGCAGGTGATCAGCTCGGTCTCCTCGATCGGCTCCGCGCCATCCGCTCAGGGCGAACGGCGCAGGTTCGGCATCGCCGCCGAGCACCGCCCCCACGACGGCCGGGACGTCTGA